The DNA region TCTGCGGTATCGACCCGCCGAGTTGAGTCCATGCCTGTTGGCCGGGGAGCCACTCGTGCTCGCGTAGGGCGGGGTGCGCCCAGGAGGATCCGTGCAGAGCCGCAGCCTGGGTCAGGGCTAGGTCCGCCTGGTCCGCCGAGCACCCGGTGATCTGATCGACCATTTCGGCGGGCCCCATATCTTCCAGTAACAGGATGAATCCGCACCGGTCATCCGCGATCTCGGCGAAATAGCTTTCCGGTGCGCGGGCGGCGCAGAGGCCGGACAGGTGCTGGTAGTAGAAGACTTCTCGTTGATAGGCCCCGGTCGCGATGGCCATCTGCCGGCTGGTTTCGTCGGTGCTCGAGATCTTCGCGATCATCGTGGCCGGCGCCACGTCGGTGTCGTCGGCGTAGGTGAGCGTCAGCCGGTAGCTGTTGGCCATCTGCCCGGTTCCCACCGGTGTGGCGTCGACCTCGGTGACCGTGACGGATGCCCAATCGGGCCGACGGCGCAGCGTGGTCGTCAGCGATTCTGGGGTCAGCTCAGCCAGGGTGTAGTCGGTAAACGCCATCAGTTTGCGGCCTTTCGTGATCGGATCGCGCGATATTCGGGAAGGATCGGCTCGAGTTCGGTGGGCGAGGCGCCGTGCAGAATGACTCCGTCGGCCCCGAGGTCCAACTGGTTCTGGACGGTGGCGGCGCACTGCGCCGGGCTTCCGGTGGCCGCAGGGGCCAGCCATTCGTCGGGCAGCAGGGTCGCGATGTGTTCGAGTTGCTCCACCGTGGTGGACGGGCTGTCGATCACTTTGATCGCGCCGCCGGGCGGCTGGAAGCTCTGCACGACCGGGTCTTGGCGGAAGCGTTCGAGAACCGCAGGGTCCCAGTCGTTGGTGCGCACCATCAGGTCGCCATAGCCCTGCAGGTAGGTTGCGAGCCTGCCGACGGTCTTGCGCAGTCGCAGCTCCTCCGGCAGGTGATCGCCGATGGTCGCCAAGCATGACCACACCTCGACCTTCGCCGGGTCGCGGCCCGCCGCCTCGGCGGCGTCCTTGACGGTCTGCACGCACCGTTGCAGTGTCTCGTCGGTGAAGAAGGTGTGCAGGATGACCTTGTCGAAGGCTCTGCCGCCCAACGCCAGTGAGTTGGGCCCGAATGCGACGAGGCCCAGCTTCACGTCCTCGTCGAAGTTGGGATCGAGCCGCAGCGCCGGATAGCTACCCATCGGACCGTCATGACCGACGACGGTTTCGCCGCGGAACAGCCGGCGCATCACGCCCGCGAAGTCCTCCATCTGTGCGGTGGTGATCTCCGGGATGCCGAACGCCCGTTGCAACGGGACTATTCCGCGGCCTAGCCCGAGGGTGAACCGCCCGCCGGTAAGGCGATGCATGGTGGTCGCGTGAGCGGCTGTCACGATCGGGTGGCGGATGTTGTGATTGGTTGCGCCGGTGGTGATCCCGATGGTGTCGCTGATGGCTCCGACAGCTCCGCAGATCGTCGCGGCCTCTTTGGTGGAGAACCGCTCCGAGACGAAGCATTCGCCGATTCCGAGGCGTTCGGCGTCGCGGACTTCGGCGATCAGATCGCGGGGGTGATCCGCCTGGCCGGCCAGCGTGTAGAACCCGATCTCGGGCATCTGCTCGGTCATGACGCCACCTCCACCGGAGTCAGAACGCGCTGCAGGAAGGCGACCTGATGGGCGACCACCCGGTCATGACAGGAGGTGCCCGGATAGACGTCGAAGTGGTCGCATGGGTAGTGATGCACGGTGGCTCGCAGTCGCGTCGCTGTGCGGGTCGCCGCGCCCGGGGGAGCGGTCTGATCGGCATCGGCGATCTGCATCAGGACCGGGCATCGCACCCGGTCGGCGAAGGCCCCGGGTCGGTACAGGCCCATCTGCAGGAACAACCGCGACGCCACCGCATTTTTCCAGGTGGGACCGGCGGTGGCAGCCATGCCGGCCACCGCGCCGGGCGCGGTGAGCGCAGCGAGTTCGCCGGGATGGCCGACGATCGGCGTCAGCACCGGGGGGCGTCGTAGTGCGGTGCCAATCGCATCCGATAGACCGCGGCCCACCAGTTTCGCGAGGTGTGCCGGCCCGTTGGCCTTGGCCATCGCGGCCACCGCGGCCAGACCGTCGACCGCGGGTGTCAGGCTGATCACCGCGGCAACCGAGGGGTCCTCGGCCGCCACCTTGAGCACATGCCCGCCGGACAACGACACGCCCCAGATCGCGACGCGATCGGCGTCGACCTCGGGCAGCGACCGGGCGTAGCGCAGCGCGGCATGGTAGTCGCGGAGCTGGGCCGGCAGCGATACCAGTTGCCTTGGGGTGCCGTCGGATTCGGCGAAGTTGCGATAGTCGAAGGTGACGACGTCGAGGCCCGCAGCAGACAGCGCCGTGGCGAAGCCCGCCAGGCCGCTGTCGCGGGTTGCCCCCAAGCCGTGGGCCATCACGACGGCGGGGCGGCCGTTCCGGCCGCGCAGCGCCTCGGAGGTCGCGGGGAAGTGCGTCGCGGCGAGCCTGGCGCCGCCGTCGGTGGGAATACGTATTGGGTCAGACATGTCAGCTCTCCTTGCCGAGGATGGTTGAAGACCAGATGTCGAGCAGCGTGGCGTGCGCGCGTCGCGCCGCGTCCTGACCGCCGCCGCTGCGCAATAGGCGTTGCAGCACTTGCTCATTCGTGGCGATCAGGGCATGGGCGAGGTCGGCGGGATCGGCGCCACTCACTGTGCGGTTTTCCGAGATGTACTCCGCGACGAAGTCTTCGTAACGTTGCAGCCATGTGGTCCAGATCTGCCGAGTGGCGGCATCGGTATCGCGGGCATCCAGCATCGCCAGGTAGAGGGCCTTCTCGCCGAGCCAGGCGTCGACCACCGATTGCAGCGACCGCGACATGTTGTCGAGCTTGTCTCCTGGTGCGTTGATGATCTCGGTGACCGTCGACACCTGATCGGAGAAGATGTCGGCGAGCAGATGCGTGACCGCCTCGTGCTTACCGCTGAAGTAGTGGTAGAACGCCGAACGACCCAGGCCGGCCTCATCGGTCACATCCGCGATCGACACCTCGGCCAGCGGCTGGCCTTCGAGGCGGGTGGCCAACGCGTTAAGCAGTCGGGTGCGCCGCATCTCGCCTCGGTGCTGCGGTCGGACCGGATTGTGGCGCGGCGCGGCGACGTCGTCAGACCGCATCGGCTGCGGGTTCCGCGACGCGCCCGCTCAGCACCACCGGCCCGTGCTTGGCGACCCGACGACGCCCGGCGGGCAGCTCCCGCCCGCGAATGTCGCGTTCGTAGTCGAAGTAGTCGAGTTGCTGGGTATGGCGGGGCCGGTCGGCGAAATGCCCGATGTACTTGCGTTCGTCGGCGGCGATCACCTTCTCCATCTGCTGCGGATTCGGCGGGCGATACGTCCCGGCCAGATAGGCGGCCGCCAGCCTGGCCTGGCATTCCACGAAGGGAAACAGCGTGGGCAGAGCCTGGGCGAATCCCACGAAGATCAGATCGTCGATGCCGGGCTTGAGCATCCGCTTGAAGAGTGGCAGCCGGTTGTCGGGTGCCGAGAGGAACTCCGGGTCGAAGAACGGGAAGGTGATGTTGTAGCCGGTCGCATAGATGATGACGTCCGCGGCCACCCGGGTGCCGTCGGTGAAGACGACGTGGTCGCCGTCGAGCCGCTCGATGTTGGGTTTGGCCGTTGCGTCGCCGGCACCCAACCGCATCAACAGTTCGGCGGACTGCGTGGGGTGCGCCTCGAGGAAGTGGTGGTTGGGAGTGGGCAGGCCGTAGTGTTCGGGGTGGCCGAACAGCAGCCGCGGCACGGGCCGCATGATGCGGCGTTGCCAGGACAAGGGGATCACTGGGAGCGTGCGGGCGATCTTGTCGGCAGTCATTCCGAAGATGTACTTGGGCACCACCCATGCACCGGAGCGCGTGGACAGGTACACGGTGTTCTGCCAGGACTTTTGCGACAGCTCGGAGACGATATCGGCCGCCGAGTTGCCGATGCCGACCACCACGATGCGCTTACCGCGAAGGTCGAGGGGTTCGGTGGGGTCGATGTAGGCGTGGGAGTGGATGGTCTGGCCGTTGAACTCGCCGGGGAAGTCCGGGAATCGGGGATCCCAGTGATGTCCGTTGGCGACCACCAGTGCGTCGTACTGCCGGCGGCTGCCGTCGCTGATCTGGAGTTCCCAGCCGCCGCCGTCGAGCCGACGCGCATGCTCGACGGCGGTCTGGAACTTGATGCGTTCGCGTAGGCCGAACGCGTCGGCGTAATCGTCGAGATAGTCCTTGATCTCGCTGTGGTGCGGATAGTCCGGAAGGGAACTGTCCATCGGGAAGTCCTTGAAACACAGCAGGTCCCGCGAGGTGTCGATATGTAGTGAGCGGTAGGCGCTGGAATGACCGTTGGGGTTGCGGAATGCCCAGTTCCCGCCGACCCGGTCCGAGGACTCGAAGCAGTCGTAGTCCACACCGGCGTCACCGAGGTTCTTCGCGGTGGTGAGCCCGCTGATGCCGGCTCCGATGATTGCGGTCCGCGGTGTGGTGTGCATTTCGCCTCCGACGAGTTGTGACCTGAGTCGCTTGCCGCCACCGTAGAGCCCAATCCTGACAAGAGTCAACTTTCGGCGATAATTTTCTAGTATTTGTTCAAGAACATCGTGTCGCAGGTCGTTCCCTGCCTGGGTCAGCGGTGCAACTGCAGCGTGCAACGCGCCTGTGTGGCGAGGGCGTCGCAGACCGAGATCATTTCCATCGCGAGTACGTCTTGGAGGGGGTGGTCCGCAGACTGCGTTGATGCCGCCTCGACCGGATCGATCGGCGCTTCGGCGGCAATCGGCACCGTTGCGGTGGTCCGATCCCGACGCACGGGCATTGATCCGCAACGGGCGAGCGCGAACACCGTTGTCTCATGCCCCTCATCGCTGCTACCGGTACTGATCAGGACGTGATCCAGTCGACGACCTCGGTCAACGGGGCGCGGGTGGTCCGGTAAGTGTTTGTCGGGTGGTCGAAATCGGGGTAGCCAAAGGAGATGCCGCACACGATTTGGCGGTCCGGCGTCAGGCCGAGTTCGTCGCGCAGAGTGTTGGGGTACATGGCCAGGGCGGCCTGCGCAATGCTGCCTACGCCGCGAGCGGTTGCCGCGAGCATGAAGTTGCTGACGTAGCCACCGCAATCGACCGCGCCGTACGGGCCAAGTGCCTCGTCGGCGTGGATGATCGCCACGTGCGGGGCGCCGAAGAAGTTGAAGTTCTGCAGCGTTTGCTCCATCTGACGCTGGCGATCGCCGCGTTCGATGTCCAGGGCGTTGTACAGCTGGAATCCGCTCTCGCGTCGGCGGTCACGGTGAACGCCGCGATATTCCCGAGGAAAAGGAATGTCCGGCGTGTCGGTATGACCGCTGGACGCTGCGGTGAACAGCGCTTTGCGGAGCCGATCGGTTCCTGCCCCGCTGGCGACAGCGACCCGCCAGGACTGGCTGTTGCACCACGAAGCCGTCAATTGAGCGGTCTCCAGGATCTCGCGAATCGTCTGTTCCGCAACAGGTTCCGGCCGGTAGGCGCGATAGCTCACTCGTACGGCCAGCAAGTGTTCGAGGATGTCAGCCGCGTTGTCCGGGAGATGATCGGATCGGCGGGACTCGACGACAGATCGGATGTCGGTGGTGGTCAAGAAAGTTGCCCTTTCAGATGCATCGGTTCCCACTCGAGATGGTCGTCACCGATGGGTGAGCCAAAGTGGCCGTAGGAGCGACGGGTGCGCACGCACAGTCTAGATCGCTGCGATTTAAGTTTTGAAGTGAAGGTTGATCGGCTGTGAGAGCACCAGCTACGGCTGCTCCAAGGCTGCGTCAC from Mycolicibacterium sp. MU0053 includes:
- a CDS encoding oxidoreductase family protein; translated protein: MAFTDYTLAELTPESLTTTLRRRPDWASVTVTEVDATPVGTGQMANSYRLTLTYADDTDVAPATMIAKISSTDETSRQMAIATGAYQREVFYYQHLSGLCAARAPESYFAEIADDRCGFILLLEDMGPAEMVDQITGCSADQADLALTQAAALHGSSWAHPALREHEWLPGQQAWTQLGGSIPQITGMWLERFGNHLDPEHVSVVQQLGDHVPAWLATLGEHRCLWHGDFRLDNLLFAAQGGATPIAVVDWQSVAAAPGIIDVSYFIGNSMTEADRAEHERDLVTEYHRRLLSYGVEGYSADKCWLEYQAHALYGLVLTIPVSLGVQATDRGDKMFAAMASRAAEQIRANDSYSAIKAL
- a CDS encoding TIGR03857 family LLM class F420-dependent oxidoreductase; this translates as MTEQMPEIGFYTLAGQADHPRDLIAEVRDAERLGIGECFVSERFSTKEAATICGAVGAISDTIGITTGATNHNIRHPIVTAAHATTMHRLTGGRFTLGLGRGIVPLQRAFGIPEITTAQMEDFAGVMRRLFRGETVVGHDGPMGSYPALRLDPNFDEDVKLGLVAFGPNSLALGGRAFDKVILHTFFTDETLQRCVQTVKDAAEAAGRDPAKVEVWSCLATIGDHLPEELRLRKTVGRLATYLQGYGDLMVRTNDWDPAVLERFRQDPVVQSFQPPGGAIKVIDSPSTTVEQLEHIATLLPDEWLAPAATGSPAQCAATVQNQLDLGADGVILHGASPTELEPILPEYRAIRSRKAAN
- a CDS encoding alpha/beta hydrolase, which encodes MSDPIRIPTDGGARLAATHFPATSEALRGRNGRPAVVMAHGLGATRDSGLAGFATALSAAGLDVVTFDYRNFAESDGTPRQLVSLPAQLRDYHAALRYARSLPEVDADRVAIWGVSLSGGHVLKVAAEDPSVAAVISLTPAVDGLAAVAAMAKANGPAHLAKLVGRGLSDAIGTALRRPPVLTPIVGHPGELAALTAPGAVAGMAATAGPTWKNAVASRLFLQMGLYRPGAFADRVRCPVLMQIADADQTAPPGAATRTATRLRATVHHYPCDHFDVYPGTSCHDRVVAHQVAFLQRVLTPVEVAS
- a CDS encoding TetR/AcrR family transcriptional regulator, with the translated sequence MRSDDVAAPRHNPVRPQHRGEMRRTRLLNALATRLEGQPLAEVSIADVTDEAGLGRSAFYHYFSGKHEAVTHLLADIFSDQVSTVTEIINAPGDKLDNMSRSLQSVVDAWLGEKALYLAMLDARDTDAATRQIWTTWLQRYEDFVAEYISENRTVSGADPADLAHALIATNEQVLQRLLRSGGGQDAARRAHATLLDIWSSTILGKES
- a CDS encoding flavin-containing monooxygenase, encoding MHTTPRTAIIGAGISGLTTAKNLGDAGVDYDCFESSDRVGGNWAFRNPNGHSSAYRSLHIDTSRDLLCFKDFPMDSSLPDYPHHSEIKDYLDDYADAFGLRERIKFQTAVEHARRLDGGGWELQISDGSRRQYDALVVANGHHWDPRFPDFPGEFNGQTIHSHAYIDPTEPLDLRGKRIVVVGIGNSAADIVSELSQKSWQNTVYLSTRSGAWVVPKYIFGMTADKIARTLPVIPLSWQRRIMRPVPRLLFGHPEHYGLPTPNHHFLEAHPTQSAELLMRLGAGDATAKPNIERLDGDHVVFTDGTRVAADVIIYATGYNITFPFFDPEFLSAPDNRLPLFKRMLKPGIDDLIFVGFAQALPTLFPFVECQARLAAAYLAGTYRPPNPQQMEKVIAADERKYIGHFADRPRHTQQLDYFDYERDIRGRELPAGRRRVAKHGPVVLSGRVAEPAADAV
- a CDS encoding nitroreductase — translated: MTTTDIRSVVESRRSDHLPDNAADILEHLLAVRVSYRAYRPEPVAEQTIREILETAQLTASWCNSQSWRVAVASGAGTDRLRKALFTAASSGHTDTPDIPFPREYRGVHRDRRRESGFQLYNALDIERGDRQRQMEQTLQNFNFFGAPHVAIIHADEALGPYGAVDCGGYVSNFMLAATARGVGSIAQAALAMYPNTLRDELGLTPDRQIVCGISFGYPDFDHPTNTYRTTRAPLTEVVDWITS